A genomic region of Apteryx mantelli isolate bAptMan1 chromosome 12, bAptMan1.hap1, whole genome shotgun sequence contains the following coding sequences:
- the BHLHE40 gene encoding class E basic helix-loop-helix protein 40: MERLPGAPPPPPPPPLCLGKLPALEGAEPPGLDFAHMYQVYKPRRGLKRSDDSKETYKLPHRLIEKKRRDRINECIAQLKDLLPEHLKLTTLGHLEKAVVLELTLKHVKALTNLIEQQQQKIIALQNGLQAGDLPSRNLDSSQEMFRSGFQMCAKEMLQYLAKHESGKELKCSQLAGHLHRLASEALPGAAAGRRPPDGAAKAADSKEKSGSAAEGHGKNCVPVIQRTFAHAGGEQSGSDTDTDSGYGGELEKSDSKSEQQYFKKDAELKYTVQERISSIKQETEDPPAKRTRLETPEDEGPFGSDAIGSASGFLGPHAHQPPLCLPFYLIPPSATAYLPMLEKCWYPASVPVLYPSLPASAAALTGFMNPDKISPPLLMPQRLPSPLPAHSPIDSSALLQALKQIPPLNLETKD, encoded by the exons ATGGAGCGGctgcccggcgccccgccgccgccgccgccgccgccgctgtgcCTGGGCAAGCTGCCCGCCCTGGAGGGCGCCGAGCCGCCGGG GCTGGACTTCGCCCACATGTACCAGGTGTACAAGCCGCGCAGGGGGCTGAAGCGGAGCGACGACAGCAAG GAGACTTACAAGCTGCCGCACAGGCTGATAGAGAAGAAGAGACGCGACCGGATCAACGAGTGCATCGCCCAGCTGAAGGACCTGCTGCCAGAACACCTCAAACTTACG ACGCTGGGGCACTTGGAGAAGGCGGTGGTTCTCGAGCTCACCCTGAAGCACGTGAAGGCGCTGACCAATCTCatcgagcagcagcagcagaagatcATCGCGCTGCAGAACGGCTTGCAAGCTG GTGACCTGCCGTCGCGAAACCTCGACTCCAGCCAGGAAATGTTTCGATCCGGTTTCCAGATGTGCGCCAAGGAAATGCTGCAATACCTGGCGAAGCACGAGAGCGGCAAGGAGCTGAAGTGCTCGCAGCTGGCGGGCCACCTGCACCGCCTGGCCTCCGAGGCGCTgccgggcgccgctgccggccgccgGCCCCCCGACGGCGCCGCCAAGGCGGCCGACTCGAAGGAGAAGTCGGGCTCCGCGGCCGAGGGGCACGGGAAAAACTGCGTGCCGGTGATACAGAGGACGTTCGCCCACGCCGGCGGCGAGCAGAGCGGCAGCGATACGGACACGGACAGCGGGTACGGGGGGGAGCTGGAGAAAAGCGACTCCAAATCTgagcagcagtattttaaaaaggaCGCGGAGCTCAAATATACTGTGCAGGAGAGAATAAGCTCTATTAAGCAAGAGACTGAGGACCCGCCGGCCAAAAGGACCCGGCTGGAGACGCCCGAAGACGAAGGCCCTTTCGGCAGCGACGCCATCGGCTCCGCGAGCGGCTTCCTGGGCCCGCACGCGCACCAGCCGCCCCTGTGCCTGCCTTTCTACCTGATCCCGCCGTCCGCCACCGCCTACCTGCCCATGCTGGAGAAGTGCTGGTACCCGGCGTCCGTCCCCGTCTTGTACCCCAGCCTGCCGGCCTCCGCCGCGGCGCTCACGGGCTTTATGAACCCCGACAAAATCTCCCCGCCGCTGCTGATGCCCCAGAGACTCCCTTCCCCGCTGCCGGCCCATTCCCCCATCGACTCCTCGGCGCTGCTTCAAGCCTTGAAGCAGATCCCTCCTTTGAACTTGGAAACCAAAGACTAA